A genomic region of Methanobacterium sp. contains the following coding sequences:
- a CDS encoding DUF530 domain-containing protein: MNESVLIGKSERFLDQIKRKGISLSDIESPEKFLTLYTYLKDNMDTLQDMRETMEIKGYTAPYRSINKYGRPLSGETKAEDMYDVSRHTQYFRMNAAAKKNILDRVKSAMSSHRIAIGHLEEFATLECASCQRKYKGHEIALLTRENCQCGGDNIKLHVNRDGVYRLEIIPFLPLSGDYMVKLSELSPRSRKAFRSMVRILKQEKRGIVKTVSLVIKIMEDSRWVRKRVTIDAHEEANYEKEIRNQYGSNARIEMMQFHRKKPSIINDKQVQTALSLGYVKYAETEILHFLPALLEKSLSNKEKVEEYQEAMEVAERNANKYENGDDPETLKKFFLKKELEKRGLLDDGILNETIRQDLKEKDLLEKSLFLEIPRIYILWDLLHYYLTTSYDRRNKHSGPFPYLRPGLDSNQIKSFQDFKQDVVQIMQDHLTEGIEYIPQMGKVLSSKFSVEKKMKGLHLQMGPALGAAILSIEGNIPTERTSELFSIPLKDVQKEKETLETLQKPATSKAKQFMAMMKK; encoded by the coding sequence ATGAATGAATCTGTACTCATTGGAAAATCCGAGCGTTTTCTGGATCAGATAAAGAGAAAAGGAATTTCATTAAGTGATATTGAAAGCCCGGAAAAATTCCTGACACTTTACACTTATTTGAAAGACAACATGGATACTCTGCAGGATATGAGAGAGACCATGGAAATTAAGGGTTACACTGCGCCTTATCGTTCCATAAACAAGTATGGCCGTCCCCTCAGTGGTGAAACCAAGGCCGAGGATATGTATGATGTCAGCCGCCACACCCAGTACTTCCGGATGAACGCAGCTGCTAAAAAAAACATACTGGATCGGGTTAAATCTGCCATGTCATCTCATCGTATTGCCATTGGACATCTGGAGGAGTTCGCCACACTAGAATGTGCTTCCTGCCAGAGAAAGTACAAAGGTCATGAGATAGCTCTTCTGACCCGGGAAAATTGCCAGTGCGGCGGAGATAATATAAAATTGCATGTAAACAGGGATGGGGTTTATCGTCTTGAAATCATCCCATTTTTACCCCTTTCTGGGGATTACATGGTTAAACTATCCGAATTGAGTCCCCGAAGCAGGAAAGCCTTCCGCAGTATGGTGCGCATCTTAAAACAGGAAAAAAGAGGAATTGTTAAAACCGTGTCTCTGGTTATCAAGATCATGGAAGACAGTAGATGGGTTAGAAAAAGGGTTACCATTGACGCACATGAAGAGGCCAACTATGAAAAAGAGATCCGGAACCAGTATGGTTCCAATGCCCGTATAGAAATGATGCAGTTTCATCGTAAAAAACCGTCCATAATCAATGACAAACAGGTGCAAACTGCCCTTTCACTTGGTTATGTAAAGTATGCTGAAACAGAGATACTCCATTTTTTACCCGCTTTACTTGAAAAATCTCTCTCCAATAAAGAAAAAGTTGAAGAGTACCAGGAAGCAATGGAAGTTGCCGAAAGAAATGCCAACAAATATGAAAATGGCGATGACCCCGAAACCCTGAAGAAGTTCTTTTTAAAAAAAGAACTAGAAAAAAGAGGACTCCTTGATGATGGAATTCTCAATGAAACAATAAGGCAGGATTTAAAGGAGAAAGATTTGCTTGAAAAAAGCCTCTTTCTTGAAATCCCACGCATATACATTTTATGGGATCTTTTACACTATTATCTGACCACTTCCTATGATCGCAGAAATAAACATTCGGGTCCCTTCCCCTACCTTCGCCCTGGTCTTGATTCAAACCAGATAAAGTCATTCCAGGACTTCAAACAGGATGTGGTGCAGATCATGCAGGACCACCTCACCGAAGGGATAGAATATATACCCCAAATGGGAAAGGTTTTATCCAGTAAATTCTCTGTTGAAAAAAAGATGAAAGGCCTTCACCTACAGATGGGACCTGCCCTGGGAGCGGCGATACTTTCCATTGAAGGAAACATACCCACTGAAAGAACATCAGAATTATTCTCCATACCTCTTAAAGATGTTCAAAAAGAGAAAGAAACCTTGGAAACCTTGCAAAAACCTGCTACTTCCAAGGCTAAACAGTTCATGGCAATGATGAAGAAATAA
- a CDS encoding RAD55 family ATPase codes for MSSFESGIPGLDELLSSSGDLDGFPQNTTTLVYGPPKAGKSIFSYEFAYHGLSIKEPCLYIPADDGMRQLQQNMMDFGWFLQSSMDEELLYVIDPISALSGANIENTNTYALSKINDPTDLMVKVGLGTRFVFKKSNEFRSVFDSLTTFFTFNPEAMVVRFLKTYLRRLSEAGATVIVTYTEGVANENTEKILKSIVDNVIMLDGSYLTFKSNLGVIATAEYQITDKGLVLGMGEIL; via the coding sequence ATGAGCAGTTTTGAATCGGGCATACCTGGATTGGATGAACTTTTATCATCATCAGGGGATCTGGATGGTTTTCCACAGAATACCACCACTCTGGTTTACGGACCTCCCAAAGCGGGCAAATCCATTTTTTCTTATGAGTTTGCTTATCATGGGCTAAGTATTAAGGAACCCTGCCTGTATATCCCGGCGGATGATGGAATGAGACAATTACAACAGAACATGATGGATTTTGGATGGTTCCTACAAAGTTCAATGGATGAAGAGCTTCTGTATGTTATTGACCCCATATCTGCTCTTTCAGGGGCCAATATTGAAAATACCAACACCTATGCTTTATCTAAAATAAATGACCCTACTGATTTAATGGTTAAAGTTGGGCTGGGAACTCGTTTTGTTTTCAAAAAGTCCAATGAATTTCGTTCTGTTTTCGATTCTCTCACCACTTTCTTTACATTTAATCCGGAAGCAATGGTTGTCCGATTTTTAAAAACATACCTGCGACGGTTATCTGAAGCAGGGGCAACAGTGATCGTTACTTACACCGAAGGTGTAGCCAATGAGAACACTGAGAAAATACTAAAATCTATCGTAGATAACGTGATAATGCTTGATGGTAGTTATTTGACATTTAAATCAAATCTTGGTGTGATTGCAACCGCTGAATATCAAATTACTGATAAAGGTCTTGTTTTAGGAATGGGGGAGATACTGTGA
- the priS gene encoding DNA primase catalytic subunit PriS produces MDLKPATPNERRQYYREEWDVNDIPEFIRKTLTQREFGFDHMGRGPNDRYRVFQNTDYLRKFMRYRTPFAAYSSVAFYHKPRRRDGWIKAELVFDVDAKDIPIRSCGCENVCEICLNQAKDIVHGLIDTIQGDLGLSDIHVVYSGRGYHIRVLDDKVMGMDSDVRSQIVKYLVGSDVPRSEYSSHGMKYNLEHFTVPFGYPQVFTDRVKQALLNLNLDTEIDEVSKDIKKAVIKHRELLSEDQWGLFRKEIGPVRYARLVKGIASLNLTLVDAKVSIDLKRILRLPSSLHSGVSMKSTLIKNLETFDPFQDAVPKFVYERKD; encoded by the coding sequence ATGGATCTAAAACCAGCCACCCCCAATGAACGCCGTCAGTACTACCGGGAAGAATGGGATGTTAATGATATCCCTGAATTCATCCGCAAAACCCTCACCCAGCGGGAGTTCGGTTTTGACCACATGGGCCGGGGACCCAACGACCGTTACCGTGTATTTCAAAATACAGATTATTTAAGGAAGTTCATGCGATACCGCACACCATTTGCCGCCTACTCCTCAGTGGCATTTTACCATAAACCCCGACGCAGGGATGGCTGGATAAAAGCAGAACTGGTCTTTGATGTGGATGCCAAGGATATACCTATAAGATCCTGTGGTTGTGAAAACGTCTGCGAGATATGCTTAAACCAGGCTAAAGACATTGTCCACGGACTGATTGACACCATCCAGGGTGATCTGGGTCTTTCTGATATTCATGTGGTTTATTCGGGTCGTGGTTATCATATAAGAGTTCTGGACGACAAGGTGATGGGCATGGACAGCGACGTACGTAGCCAGATCGTTAAATATTTGGTGGGTTCTGATGTTCCACGCAGTGAATACTCCAGTCACGGGATGAAATACAACTTGGAACACTTTACCGTCCCCTTTGGTTATCCGCAGGTATTCACTGACCGGGTTAAACAGGCCCTCTTGAACCTGAACCTGGACACAGAAATTGATGAAGTCAGTAAGGATATTAAGAAGGCAGTGATAAAGCACCGGGAATTATTATCTGAAGACCAGTGGGGATTGTTCCGGAAAGAAATTGGTCCTGTGAGATATGCCCGACTGGTTAAAGGGATCGCTTCCCTTAATCTGACACTGGTAGATGCCAAGGTTTCCATTGACCTGAAAAGAATACTGAGATTACCATCCTCCCTCCACTCAGGAGTCAGCATGAAATCCACCCTCATCAAGAACCTGGAAACATTTGACCCATTCCAGGACGCTGTTCCCAAATTTGTTTACGAAAGGAAGGATTGA
- a CDS encoding DNA primase, which translates to MVSISFLNPLSPEGKDIVRELGSFEGISDDIPELRRLVTRNPSQEIVDDKEIPSNYLELALKRIEWYIKKKHDREFNSRRYSFLSDYSITKYDVISFYLLCQAIGVKFGPNSRETRVMVEAQGDLIQERMGKLSIQESRLMVDQSLAMLLHDDMVHWTFFQELLSTRKIRLTELVLDNGELILNEEDFLHRFGSRIKHRNPDSMYQLLIGDELKELIMVKMIMQETEDYIKQVHEKARVMVEPNPILLELADEVAEVLAEPMQHYGYGSGRSGGPMKAGPLNPLAFPPCVKKALEGIKSGGRNDAIVLFMTPFVSYARLYPDVFRMNITKRVSDQDPQLQITENEVLPLIYEAAQRCVPPLFDDQPQEKVNINAKLGFGMHSTLKMEHEGETTWYTPMSCEKIKLHLPHLCRPDDVCKKIGNPLSYYNRRIWEVMNLDKEDSDSEDNPSSNNVDNIQNSDIQNSDIENSANNENKNSDDSNSGEG; encoded by the coding sequence ATGGTTTCCATCTCTTTTTTAAACCCATTATCCCCTGAGGGAAAGGACATTGTAAGGGAACTGGGCAGCTTCGAAGGCATATCTGATGATATCCCCGAACTTAGAAGACTCGTGACTCGTAATCCCTCTCAGGAAATTGTTGATGATAAAGAAATACCCTCTAATTATCTGGAACTTGCCCTAAAAAGGATTGAATGGTATATTAAGAAAAAACATGACCGAGAATTTAACAGTCGAAGATATTCTTTTCTTTCTGATTATTCCATAACTAAATATGATGTTATTTCATTTTATTTATTGTGTCAAGCCATTGGAGTTAAATTCGGGCCCAATTCACGTGAAACCAGAGTTATGGTTGAGGCACAGGGTGATCTCATCCAGGAAAGAATGGGGAAACTAAGTATTCAAGAAAGTAGATTGATGGTGGACCAATCCTTGGCAATGCTCCTGCATGATGATATGGTTCACTGGACATTCTTCCAGGAATTATTAAGCACCCGAAAAATACGTCTCACAGAACTGGTACTGGATAATGGGGAATTAATACTGAATGAGGAAGATTTTCTTCATCGTTTTGGTTCCCGGATAAAACATCGCAATCCTGACAGCATGTATCAGCTTTTAATTGGAGATGAACTGAAAGAACTTATAATGGTTAAGATGATCATGCAGGAAACCGAGGATTACATTAAACAGGTTCATGAAAAGGCGCGTGTCATGGTGGAACCTAACCCCATACTCCTGGAGCTGGCTGATGAAGTGGCGGAAGTACTGGCCGAACCAATGCAACATTACGGTTATGGTTCTGGAAGGAGTGGTGGACCAATGAAAGCCGGACCACTGAACCCCCTGGCATTCCCACCATGTGTAAAGAAAGCCCTGGAGGGTATAAAATCAGGAGGACGGAACGATGCCATTGTACTATTTATGACACCCTTTGTGTCCTACGCCCGATTGTATCCTGATGTTTTCAGGATGAACATCACCAAACGTGTCTCAGACCAGGACCCACAACTGCAAATCACAGAAAACGAGGTCCTGCCATTGATTTATGAGGCTGCACAGCGATGTGTACCACCATTATTCGATGATCAGCCCCAGGAAAAGGTTAACATCAATGCGAAGCTCGGTTTTGGAATGCACTCCACTCTGAAAATGGAACATGAGGGTGAAACCACATGGTACACTCCCATGAGTTGTGAGAAGATAAAACTACACCTGCCACATCTCTGCCGACCAGATGATGTCTGCAAAAAAATAGGCAACCCGTTGAGCTATTACAATCGGAGGATATGGGAAGTAATGAATTTGGATAAAGAAGATTCAGATTCTGAGGATAATCCGAGTAGTAATAATGTTGATAATATTCAAAATTCTGATATTCAAAATTCTGATATTGAAAATTCTGCCAATAATGAAAATAAGAACTCTGATGATAGTAATTCTGGGGAGGGATGA
- a CDS encoding helix-turn-helix domain-containing protein, whose protein sequence is MKDEIYVNKPLSFSRIMELLDQYPDLKKISCPPSLYSRISPKYIQALNELGVTVVPVEKKGRPKKYNEKDAENIRHLLKSGNTPKEIAETLNIPLKTVYYLKESPLKRGRKIKYDTLKVKKVKNLYKNGVPAKDISKDLKIPLRTVYSLLKR, encoded by the coding sequence TTGAAAGATGAAATTTATGTGAATAAGCCATTATCCTTCAGCAGGATAATGGAACTCCTGGACCAGTATCCTGATCTCAAGAAGATAAGCTGTCCTCCCAGTTTATATTCACGGATTTCACCAAAGTATATTCAGGCACTTAATGAACTGGGAGTGACTGTTGTACCAGTAGAAAAGAAAGGGCGTCCTAAAAAGTATAATGAAAAAGATGCGGAAAATATCCGGCATTTATTGAAATCAGGAAATACTCCTAAGGAAATTGCAGAAACTCTGAATATTCCCCTGAAAACAGTTTATTACCTCAAGGAGTCACCCCTTAAACGTGGGCGGAAGATTAAATACGATACCTTAAAAGTAAAAAAAGTTAAAAACCTTTATAAAAATGGAGTTCCAGCTAAGGATATTTCAAAAGACTTAAAAATCCCCCTTAGAACTGTTTACTCCCTCTTAAAACGGTGA
- the cca gene encoding CCA tRNA nucleotidyltransferase, which translates to MIDFRRILDDIEPSKDEELRVRNLSLKLMEIINRTAHDTGVNAEAVLLGSVAKNTWISNGDNEDGKDLDIDIFIKFPLTTSLDDLKVQGLELAEKCITEIDGTYEERYASHPYLTGTIEGYMVDFVPCYNIKDSSELKSAVDRTLLHTEYITANLRPDQTKEVRLLKRFMKMVGTYGSEFKVGGFSGYLCELLVIHYGSFLDVLKGVFDQWKPGFQIDLMNYGTAKLFKDPLVVVDPTDGNRNVSAALTLQKMAEFRVAADNFLENPKKSYFYPKTITYHRETLRDEFKNRQTHSIILAFPTPDIPADALHPQIQKTEKSLVKILETDDFKVMGSDYWTDENKTGIILLEMNTWHLTPFQKYSGPQVWDQGNSWKFLEKHPESWVEGDRWVTRTKRQYQDAESLIQGTLTSRGIKNLRVGKHLKKKLLEKYNLVDVLDLLIAEDADEDILKFLHCYLHKNELLIRD; encoded by the coding sequence GTGATTGATTTTCGCAGAATCTTAGATGATATAGAACCCTCAAAGGATGAGGAACTCAGAGTCCGTAATTTATCTTTAAAATTAATGGAAATCATTAATCGTACTGCCCATGATACGGGTGTTAATGCTGAAGCTGTATTACTGGGCTCAGTGGCCAAGAATACCTGGATATCCAATGGGGATAATGAAGATGGCAAAGACTTGGACATTGATATTTTCATAAAATTCCCTTTAACCACTTCCCTGGATGATCTGAAAGTCCAGGGTCTGGAACTGGCGGAAAAATGCATAACCGAAATTGACGGAACCTATGAAGAGCGTTACGCATCACACCCGTACCTTACAGGTACCATTGAAGGTTACATGGTGGATTTTGTCCCCTGTTATAATATTAAAGATTCCAGTGAACTGAAATCAGCAGTAGACCGCACTCTACTGCATACCGAATACATCACAGCCAACTTAAGACCAGACCAGACCAAGGAAGTAAGGCTTTTAAAACGTTTCATGAAGATGGTAGGGACTTATGGCTCTGAATTTAAAGTGGGCGGATTCTCAGGATACCTGTGTGAATTACTGGTGATCCACTATGGCTCGTTTCTGGATGTTCTTAAAGGGGTTTTTGACCAGTGGAAACCCGGCTTTCAGATCGACCTCATGAACTACGGCACTGCTAAGTTGTTCAAGGATCCCCTGGTAGTTGTGGATCCCACTGATGGAAATCGTAATGTTTCCGCGGCTTTAACCCTGCAGAAAATGGCAGAATTCCGTGTGGCTGCAGATAATTTCCTGGAAAATCCCAAAAAATCATACTTTTACCCTAAAACCATTACTTATCATAGAGAAACATTAAGGGATGAATTCAAAAACAGACAGACCCATTCAATTATCCTGGCTTTCCCCACACCAGACATTCCAGCCGATGCCCTGCACCCTCAGATCCAGAAAACTGAAAAATCCCTGGTGAAAATTCTGGAAACTGATGATTTTAAGGTCATGGGGAGTGATTACTGGACTGATGAGAATAAAACTGGAATAATACTCCTGGAAATGAACACATGGCATCTGACCCCCTTCCAGAAATATTCCGGCCCACAGGTATGGGATCAGGGAAATAGTTGGAAGTTCCTGGAAAAACATCCAGAATCATGGGTGGAAGGTGACCGGTGGGTGACACGCACCAAGCGCCAGTATCAGGATGCGGAATCCCTTATTCAGGGGACACTCACATCCAGGGGGATTAAAAACCTCAGGGTGGGGAAACATTTGAAGAAGAAACTCTTGGAAAAATACAATTTAGTGGATGTTCTGGATCTGTTAATTGCTGAAGATGCAGATGAAGATATACTGAAATTCCTACACTGTTATCTCCATAAGAATGAGCTTTTAATACGGGATTAA
- the metG gene encoding methionine--tRNA ligase, translating into MSKDSNKVFITCALPYANGPCHLGHLRSTYIPADIYARYHRMKGTDVLLVCATDEHGTPIAVQAEKEGVSPLDVATRNYELIRRDLELSDISFDNFSRTTDPLHYEISQNFFLDLHEKNCIYPKTIQQLYCPECERFLPDRYVEGTCPHCNGEGARGDHCETCGRHLEPVQLVEPRCLICDSNPEVRESEQYYFRLSNFQDELKGSIEGNPELPANVRNYALQWINEGLKDWILTRDMDWGIPVPLDGAEGKIIYVWGEAFLGYISSAAQWARRENKSWKPYWDDRAVHFIGKDIIYHHSIFWQAMLMAYGCKLPYNIVAGEYLSLEGRKMSTSKNWVIWAADFMEKFDADLLRYYLVANAPLTRDTDFSWDDFQRRVNDELADVVGNFMHRTFSFTHRFFQGMIPEPGSFNEYDQSVQKEIIETPGKVGEHIENFDFREGLKDIIKLAKLGNKYFNDQEPWRTVKEEGERAATTIYLCNQIAKVISVIISPYLPSKAVEMREILGLNGDKSLIWEDSAEFIAAGTPILKAKPLFAKIDDEVIAEEKEALYKNLEERETMDNLISIEDFTKLDLRVGKVIGAEKVKGSDKLLKLMVDVKDKQLQVVAGLATKYAPEDILNQKVIVLVNLQPAKLFGIKSEGMVLAAGDSLSLLTAPDATMGEGIQ; encoded by the coding sequence TTGAGTAAAGATTCAAATAAAGTGTTTATCACCTGCGCCCTGCCCTACGCCAATGGACCCTGTCACCTGGGACACTTGCGTTCAACTTACATACCGGCAGATATTTACGCCCGTTACCATCGGATGAAAGGCACAGATGTGCTACTGGTGTGTGCTACCGATGAACACGGAACACCCATAGCTGTTCAGGCGGAAAAGGAAGGAGTATCACCCCTGGATGTTGCCACTCGTAATTACGAGTTGATTAGAAGGGATCTGGAATTATCGGATATTTCTTTTGATAATTTTTCCAGAACCACCGACCCCTTACATTATGAAATATCCCAGAACTTCTTTTTAGATCTTCATGAGAAAAATTGTATTTATCCCAAGACCATCCAGCAGCTTTACTGCCCGGAATGTGAACGATTCCTCCCTGACCGTTACGTGGAGGGCACCTGTCCCCACTGTAATGGTGAGGGTGCACGTGGTGACCATTGCGAGACCTGTGGCCGGCACCTGGAACCAGTGCAGCTGGTGGAGCCAAGATGCCTGATATGCGATTCAAACCCAGAAGTCAGGGAATCTGAACAGTATTATTTCCGTTTAAGCAACTTCCAGGATGAACTGAAAGGATCTATTGAAGGCAACCCAGAGTTACCGGCTAATGTCCGGAATTATGCTCTTCAATGGATTAATGAGGGACTGAAGGATTGGATTCTCACCAGGGATATGGACTGGGGTATCCCGGTTCCCCTGGACGGTGCAGAGGGTAAGATCATCTATGTATGGGGAGAAGCATTCCTGGGTTACATTTCATCGGCAGCCCAGTGGGCCCGCCGTGAAAACAAGTCATGGAAGCCCTACTGGGATGACCGGGCAGTGCACTTCATTGGTAAAGATATTATCTACCACCACAGCATATTCTGGCAGGCAATGCTCATGGCCTATGGTTGCAAACTACCTTATAACATTGTTGCCGGGGAGTACCTGTCACTTGAGGGTCGTAAAATGTCAACCAGTAAGAACTGGGTGATATGGGCCGCTGATTTCATGGAGAAATTTGATGCAGATCTCTTAAGATACTACCTGGTGGCCAACGCACCCCTCACCAGGGACACTGACTTTTCCTGGGATGACTTCCAGAGGAGGGTCAATGATGAACTGGCTGATGTGGTGGGGAACTTTATGCACCGTACATTCTCATTCACCCACCGTTTCTTCCAGGGAATGATACCTGAGCCGGGGTCCTTCAATGAATATGACCAGAGTGTTCAAAAGGAGATAATTGAAACCCCGGGTAAAGTAGGTGAGCATATTGAGAACTTCGATTTCAGGGAAGGTCTTAAGGATATAATAAAACTAGCCAAACTGGGAAACAAATACTTCAATGACCAGGAACCCTGGAGAACCGTTAAAGAAGAAGGAGAAAGGGCTGCTACCACAATTTATCTCTGTAATCAGATTGCAAAGGTCATCAGTGTCATTATAAGTCCTTACCTCCCCTCCAAAGCAGTAGAGATGAGGGAAATTCTGGGTTTAAATGGAGATAAAAGCTTAATATGGGAGGATTCTGCTGAATTTATAGCAGCCGGAACCCCTATTCTCAAGGCTAAACCATTATTTGCTAAAATTGATGATGAAGTTATTGCTGAGGAAAAAGAAGCACTTTACAAAAATTTAGAGGAGAGAGAAACTATGGATAATCTAATCAGTATTGAAGATTTCACCAAATTAGACCTGCGTGTGGGTAAAGTTATTGGAGCTGAGAAAGTTAAGGGCTCTGATAAACTGTTGAAATTAATGGTTGATGTTAAAGACAAACAATTACAGGTTGTTGCAGGTTTAGCCACCAAATATGCGCCGGAAGACATACTCAATCAGAAGGTAATTGTATTGGTGAACCTCCAACCAGCCAAACTCTTCGGCATAAAATCCGAGGGAATGGTACTGGCTGCTGGAGATAGTCTCAGCCTCTTAACCGCACCTGATGCCACTATGGGCGAAGGAATACAATAA
- a CDS encoding tetratricopeptide repeat protein: protein MDIFKGKEDYGTSLKKLLEQLWEYQEAEANLMVEIATLQYENGDTDDAVGFLERSVKIYHELGFIEEEATILDLIGDVYSSTNDVQNALDYYYKSFKICSSLDTPLEGEVLNKIKEHEAEIEATKNNAVKKAIAEGGEDALLESEESGKPYTLDGDESIDHVKIGKRLDDIIGLLDESAVYSSYQEFENPLVRLKEAHQMASSIGDEKGEAALLLIMGDISLKEEKTKKSLEFFQKSLKSFMKIDDKKGESISRLMMGTAYFLLGETDEGSKYLRQSMEIIKHLNDPDIEKAALALLKSIYD, encoded by the coding sequence ATGGATATTTTTAAGGGGAAAGAAGACTATGGTACTTCCCTCAAAAAGCTCTTAGAACAGTTATGGGAGTATCAGGAAGCTGAAGCTAACTTAATGGTTGAAATTGCTACCCTGCAATATGAAAATGGAGATACCGATGATGCAGTCGGATTTTTAGAAAGATCTGTAAAAATATACCATGAATTGGGTTTTATTGAAGAAGAAGCAACTATTTTGGATTTAATAGGTGATGTGTACAGCAGCACAAATGATGTCCAAAATGCACTTGATTACTACTATAAATCTTTCAAAATCTGTTCTTCCCTGGACACGCCCCTCGAGGGGGAAGTCTTAAATAAAATAAAAGAACACGAAGCTGAAATTGAAGCAACCAAGAATAATGCAGTTAAAAAAGCAATAGCCGAAGGTGGGGAGGATGCTCTTCTGGAATCGGAAGAATCGGGCAAACCTTACACATTAGATGGTGATGAGTCTATTGATCATGTGAAAATTGGGAAAAGGCTTGATGATATAATTGGACTTCTAGATGAATCAGCAGTTTACAGTAGCTATCAGGAATTTGAAAACCCACTGGTCCGTTTAAAGGAAGCCCATCAAATGGCCAGTAGTATTGGTGATGAGAAGGGGGAGGCAGCCTTACTTCTGATCATGGGTGATATTTCTTTAAAAGAAGAGAAAACCAAAAAATCTCTGGAATTTTTCCAAAAATCTTTGAAATCCTTCATGAAAATTGACGATAAAAAGGGTGAATCTATATCCCGGTTGATGATGGGGACTGCTTACTTTTTACTGGGTGAAACAGATGAAGGTTCCAAGTATCTTCGCCAATCCATGGAAATAATAAAACATTTAAATGATCCAGATATAGAAAAAGCTGCTCTGGCGCTGTTAAAATCTATTTATGATTGA
- a CDS encoding glycosyltransferase 4 family protein, which produces MEPNLIILYQNLFLTSAICALVAFLVTFISMPRLIKKLKDAKIVGRDIHKPSKPAVAEMGGIGILFGFIIGIFLGIYFYPALQFQLTITLLVILLVGMVGMVDDLVMLSSKEKLILLWLAGLPLIWIAPPNVDLIYILSVPIAVSIAANLTNMLAGLNGIESGLGAIAMTSLSISCIIMGKYDVAVISMCMLGALLAFLYYNRHPSNVFPGDVGTLIIGATIVVVAFIGRVKIIALIVLIPNIIDMLLKLYSAGVMERQQHTPTQVGEDGKLMAPESGFNSLIRWILKRPMEEKNVVIIVWLIGIFFGAVGIILAYTLKARMF; this is translated from the coding sequence ATGGAACCTAACCTTATCATTCTTTACCAGAACCTGTTTTTAACCTCGGCCATCTGTGCCCTGGTGGCCTTTCTGGTAACCTTCATAAGCATGCCCCGTCTTATTAAAAAACTGAAAGATGCAAAGATAGTGGGGCGAGATATTCATAAACCATCCAAGCCAGCTGTGGCTGAAATGGGTGGTATTGGTATTCTTTTCGGATTTATTATCGGGATATTTCTGGGTATTTATTTCTATCCTGCTCTTCAGTTCCAGCTCACCATCACCCTGCTGGTGATCCTCCTGGTGGGGATGGTGGGGATGGTGGATGACCTGGTTATGTTGTCCTCCAAGGAAAAGCTCATCCTGCTCTGGCTGGCTGGTCTGCCACTTATATGGATTGCCCCACCCAACGTGGATCTTATATACATTTTATCGGTTCCCATTGCAGTTTCCATTGCTGCCAATCTTACCAACATGCTGGCGGGGTTGAATGGTATTGAATCTGGCCTGGGGGCCATTGCCATGACTTCCCTCAGTATTTCCTGTATTATTATGGGCAAGTACGATGTGGCTGTAATCAGTATGTGTATGTTGGGAGCGCTACTGGCCTTCCTCTACTACAACCGCCATCCATCTAATGTATTCCCCGGAGATGTTGGTACACTGATTATTGGAGCAACCATTGTAGTGGTAGCCTTTATCGGCAGGGTGAAGATCATTGCACTGATTGTGCTGATACCCAACATAATAGATATGCTGCTCAAACTTTACAGTGCCGGTGTAATGGAAAGACAACAACACACACCCACCCAGGTGGGAGAAGATGGGAAACTGATGGCTCCTGAATCAGGTTTCAATTCGCTGATACGCTGGATCCTAAAACGTCCCATGGAAGAAAAGAATGTGGTCATCATTGTGTGGCTCATTGGAATATTCTTTGGAGCTGTGGGAATAATCCTGGCTTACACTCTAAAAGCACGTATGTTTTAA